From one Brachypodium distachyon strain Bd21 chromosome 4, Brachypodium_distachyon_v3.0, whole genome shotgun sequence genomic stretch:
- the LOC100826683 gene encoding uncharacterized protein LOC100826683: protein MDADGVRTRSPSAAAAAMESVLGDDDLLREILRRLHGSPASLVRAALVCKRWLRLASDRAFLRAFRPRTLVGFFAYRSVLDFPRFVPLLPPHHQQQEEEEPLRRCLGAFADAIPAIKDCRNGRLLLEFSDAALDRRLAVLTPLPHSRKPPHTSVLPPAPPPHPQEAPLRLGRAVFLPEHGGGHDGIMLVSLRKDGRNVSADVHVLRSGGWVGPRTTAPIELPAPLPGYLSIELFDEMLPPLHGKIFIKTNEGYIVGLDLATTRLFILELPPGVLYRLRLSYAEDSSGGLYLVNSHGFQLSVWLLRSIDCGGGAGGGSWVLVDTFDVREGCDLLVDDNWVPKDGDRLEVIGMGDNAEYVFLNHVASGGIIYVHLRRRVVEKVFQVTRDVASWPYVIHVSPFVDGLTAHFPASVMRMDMSQKSKAHI from the coding sequence ATGGACGCCGACGGAGTGAGGACGAGGTcgccatccgccgccgccgccgcgatggAGTCGGTGCTGGGCGACGACGACCTGCTCCGCGagatcctccgccgcctccacggcTCCCCCGCCTCCCTCGTCCGCGCCGCGCTCGTCTGCAAGCGCTGGCTCCGCCTCGCCTCCGACCGGGCCTTCCTCCGCGCCTTCCGCCCCCGAACCCTCGTCGGCTTCTTCGCCTACCGCAGCGTCCTCGACTTCCCCCGCTTCgtccccctcctccctccccaccaccagcagcaggaggaggaggagcccttgcGCCGCTGCCTCGGCGCCTTCGCCGACGCCATCCCCGCCATCAAGGACTGCCGCAACGGCCGCCTCCTGCTCGAGTTCTCCGACGCCGCGCTGgaccgccgcctcgccgtccTCACGCCGCTGCCCCACTCGCGGAAGCCGCCGCACACCTCCGTGCTcccgccggccccgccgccgcacccgcaGGAGGCCCCCCTCCGTCTCGGCCGGGCCGTGTTCCTCcccgagcacggcggcggccacgacgGCATCATGCTGGTGTCGCTACGGAAGGACGGCCGGAACGTCTCCGCGGACGTCCACGTCCTGAGGTCCGGCGGGTGGGTTGGGCCTCGGACCACCGCGCCCATCGAGctcccggcgccgctgcccggTTACCTGTCGATCGAGCTCTTTGATGAAATGCTGCCGCCTTTGCACGGCAAGATCTTCATCAAGACCAATGAGGGCTACATCGTGGGGCTGGATTTGGCCACCACACGCCTCTTCATCCTCGAGCTGCCCCCCGGAGTGCTGTACCGCCTCCGTCTCTCGTATGCCGAGGATTCTTCTGGTGGGTTGTATCTGGTCAATTCGCACGGGTTTCAGCTGAGTGTCTGGCTCCTTCGCTCCATagactgcggcggcggtgccggcggtggcagctgGGTGCTGGTGGATACGTTTGATGTGCGTGAGGGGTGCGATCTTCTCGTTGATGACAACTGGGTGCCTAAAGATGGCGACCGGCTTGAGGTTATCGGGATGGGAGACAATGCCGAGTATGTGTTCTTGAATCATGTTGCGAGTGGTGGGATCATATATGTTCATCTGAGGAGAAGGGTGGTCGAGAAGGTGTTTCAGGTGACGCGGGATGTAGCATCTTGGCCTTATGTGATACATGTCTCTCCTTTTGTTGATGGTCTGACCGCTCACTTCCCTGCTTCTGTGATGAGAATGGATATGAGTCAAAAATCCAAAGCGCACATCTAG
- the LOC112272479 gene encoding uncharacterized protein LOC112272479 has product MRMLMSAPMISESDYRSGRGRRRRRTPTRILLVSLPLQNPRSAVAGHGDGGAPVAPATASSDSDQPVAKRTRSRSRASAAGAIAVLPLDLLLWEILLRLPAAALLRCRAVCRSWRRLTSDNPGFLLAHHRRQPSLPLFVLTRSYDRKYPALGPGRGQPLLGLSNHDKGYRTATSCSTRPATDSSWSPSRTAASASATRPRASALRSRVSTPTPTGPTSKRCTSTAPPGSTVLFTGTTADTKTTPIMRAKPCATSSGCRGRESRGTLCFLRLTVALCIVLIRPS; this is encoded by the coding sequence ATGCGGATGCTGATGAGCGCACCAATGATTTCGGAAAGCGATTACCGGAGCGGACggggccggaggcggaggcggacgcCGACGCGGATCCTCCTGGTGTCTCTCCCACTCCAAAACCCTAgatccgccgtcgccggccacgGGGACGGAGGAGCACCGGTCGCCCCTGCCACGGCGTCGTCGGACTCAGATCAACCCGTCGCGAAGCGGAcgcgcagccgcagccgcgcctccgccgcgggaGCCATTGCCGTCCTCCCCTTGGACCTCCTGCTGTGGGAGATCCtgctccgcctgcccgccgcggcgctcctccgctgccgcgcCGTCTGCCGCTCCTGGCGCCGCCTCACCTCCGACAACCCCGGTTTCCTCCTCgcgcaccaccgccgccagccgTCGCTGCCCCTCTTCGTCCTCACCAGATCCTACGACCGCAAGTACCCCGCCCTCGGCCCCGGGCGCGGCCAGCCTCTCCTCGGGCTCAGCAACCACGACAAGGGCTACCGTACCGCGACTTCGTGCTCCACGCGTCCTGCGACGGACTCCTCCTGGTCTCCCTCCCGAACAGCTGCTTCAGCATCTGCAACCCGGCCACGCGCCAGCGCGCTCCGGTCCCGGGTCTCAACGCCGACGCCTACTGGACCAACGTCGAAGCGATGTACCTCCACCGCCCCTCCGGGGAGTACCGTGCTCTTTACTGGCACCACCGCGGACACAAAAACCACACCAATAATGAGGGCGAAACCCTGTGCTACATCCTCAGGGTGCCGCGGGCGCGAGAGCCGAGGCACATTGTGCTTCCTGCGGCTTACCGTGGCATTGTGCATTGTCCTAATCCGCCCGTCATGA